A section of the Malus sylvestris chromosome 17, drMalSylv7.2, whole genome shotgun sequence genome encodes:
- the LOC126610305 gene encoding receptor-like protein kinase FERONIA: MNNPISKHPIKTLTPLLLPLFLRMIAIHMAGALPPYVPSEQISLQCGSAGPKFVRDSRYWGGDIRSIFFPFEHQAARNNSVVKDSPLSSYSGQPPYSSARLSRFKFTYTFPLSAGPVFIRLYFYPASYAPNFNRSQALFSVQAGGFTLLHDFNASATADASASDTIYREFCLHTESGHNLNITFTPSNASPDAYAFINGIEILSMPPYLYYTSPQSRDGVTHVGSENTTRINNNTALEMVYRINIGGERWISSDQDTGMYRNWEEYSAPKEVYQSSRSKDTSTDMNVTIIDRYNLTWKFPVDSMFAYLVRLHFCEFDGDVTMPGYRVFNIYIDNQSAEKMADIIEWTGGNERPVYRDYVVFMSGNPAIPKKVNLFLELESDLLNGYWVAILNGLEMFKLSANRSLAGPSPDPPPIAPAKGTPSKPSTRSRTPLLATVVGVACGILGVSVLGFLVFRRRRKVKSTASDGSSSLPTHLCRYFSLAEFKAATQNFNQSFIVGVGGFGHVYKGHIDGGATPVAIKRLKPESSQGAHEFKTEIELLSQLRHRHLVSLIGYCTDKNEMILVYDYVARGTLADHLYQTDNPPLSWGQRLQICIGAARGLRYLHSDAQGTIIHRDVKSTNILLDEKWVAKVSDFGLSKVGTATMSKTHISTAVKGSFGYLDPEYYRRQQLTVKSDVYSFGVVLCEVLCARPAVVHATETRQMNLAEWTKSCHHDGELDQIIDPNMKGKIETECLNKYVEIAMSCIHDSGMERPSMNDVVRGLEFALQLHQNCGERNEDAFASVPGCTTNESVQCISETIFSEINDPNGR, encoded by the exons ATGAACAACCCCATCAGCAAACACCCTATTAAAACTCTCACTCCTCTTCTCCTTCCCCTTTTTCTCCGCATGATAGCCATACACATGGCCGGGGCCTTACCGCCCTACGTTCCGTCTGAACAAATCAGCCTTCAATGTGGCTCTGCCGGTCCCAAATTCGTCCGAGACTCCCGATATTGGGGTGGAGATATCcgctcaattttttttccattcGAGCACCAAGCAGCTCGTAACAATTCCGTAGTCAAAGATTCACCTCTCTCTTCTTATTCCGGACAACCGCCTTACAGCTCAGCGAGGCTTTCCCGCTTTAAATTTACCTACACATTTCCACTCTCTGCCGGCCCAGTGTTCATCCGCTTGTATTTCTACCCAGCTTCTTACGCCCCCAACTTCAACCGATCCCAGGCCCTCTTCTCAGTCCAAGCCGGTGGCTTTACCCTTCTCCACGACTTCAACGCTTCAGCCACAGCTGATGCTTCTGCCTCGGATACTATATACAGAGAGTTCTGCCTCCACACTGAGTCAGGACATAATTTGAATATCACGTTCACTCCAAGCAACGCAAGCCCAGATGCCTACGCGTTTATCAATGGGATTGAAATTCTCTCCATGCCCCCATATCTTTACTACACTTCACCCCAAAGCCGGGATGGGGTTACTCATGTAGGCAGTGAAAACACTACTCGCATCAACAACAACACTGCCTTGGAGATGGTGTACCGAATCAATATCGGTGGCGAAAGGTGGATCTCTTCTGATCAGGACACTGGTATGTACCGCAATTGGGAAG AGTACTCTGCTCCGAAAGAAGTTTACCAATCAAGCCGCTCAAAGGACACGAGCACGGACATGAACGTGACCATAATCGACAGGTACAATCTCACCTGGAAATTCCCTGTGGATTCAATGTTTGCTTACTTGGTTAGGCTTCATTTTTGTGAGTTTGATGGTGATGTGACGATGCCCGGATACCGTGTATTTAACATCTACATCGACAATCAATCCGCTGAGAAAATGGCGGATATAATCGAGTGGACTGGTGGAAATGAAAGACCAGTGTACAGAGACTATGTTGTGTTCATGTCGGGGAACCCTGCAATCCCGAAGAAAGTCAATCTCTTTCTTGAACTGGAATCGGATTTGTTGAATGGGTACTGGGTGGCAATCTTGAACGGACTCGAAATGTTCAAACTCAGTGCAAATCGGAGTCTCGCCGGACCAAGCCCTGACCCACCTCCTATAGCCCCAGCAAAGGGGACACCATCAAAACCTAGCACCAGATCAAGAACTCCTTTGCTTGCCACGGTTGTCGGTGTAGCTTGCGGAATACTTGGAGTCTCTGTCCTTGGGTTCTTGGTTTTCAGGCGGCGGCGGAAAGTCAAGAGCACTGCCTCAGATGGGTCATCATCTTTACCAACACATTTGTGTCGTTACTTTTCACTGGCAGAGTTCAAAGCCGCCACCCAAAACTTCAACCAGAGTTTCATTGTTGGTGTAGGCGGCTTCGGTCACGTGTACAAAGGGCATATCGACGGCGGGGCCACTCCCGTTGCTATCAAACGGCTGAAACCCGAGTCATCGCAAGGAGCCCACGAGTTCAAGACGGAAATCGAGCTGCTCTCACAACTCAGACACCGCCATTTGGTGTCTCTCATTGGGTATTGTACTGATAAAAATGAGATGATTTTGGTGTACGATTACGTGGCACGTGGAACCCTCGCTGATCACCTCTACCAAACTGACAACCCACCTCTCTCCTGGGGACAACGGCTCCAAATTTGCATTGGCGCTGCGCGAGGGCTGCGCTACCTTCACAGCGATGCCCAGGGCACAATCATCCACCGTGATGTGAAGAGCACAAACATTTTATTGGATGAGAAATGGGTTGCCAAGGTTTCGGATTTCGGATTGTCGAAAGTGGGCACGGCCACCATGTCCAAGACCCACATCAGCACGGCCGTGAAAGGCAGTTTCGGGTATCTAGACCCGGAATACTACCGACGTCAACAACTGACGGTGAAGTCCGATGTGTACTCATTCGGTGTAGTGTTGTGTGAAGTACTGTGCGCAAGACCAGCTGTGGTGCATGCAACGGAGACGAGGCAAATGAACTTGGCTGAGTGGACCAAGAGCTGTCATCACGACGGGGAACTTGATCAAATCATCGATCCGAACATGAAGGGTAAGATTGAAACCGAGTGTTTGAACAAGTATGTGGAAATTGCTATGAGTTGCATCCATGACAGTGGGATGGAAAGGCCGTCAATGAACGACGTTGTGAGGGGGCTTGAGTTTGCATTGCAACTACATCAGAACTGCGGTGAAAGGAACGAGGATGCCTTTGCTAGTGTGCCAGGTTGCACTACTAATGAATCCGTTCAGTGCATATCTGAGACGATCTTCTCAGAGATCAACGATCCGAATGGAAGATGA